DNA sequence from the Phycisphaerae bacterium genome:
AGGGTTCAATTGCGACAGTCGGCTGTCAAAGGGCGCGGGCGAGAAGCAGCGTCTGGTCGTCGCCGGCGGGACCGTGGGCGTTCACGGCGGCTGTGAGTGTTTCGTAGACAAATGGCAGCGGCCTGTCACCATTCCGAACGATCAGCTCCTTGATCCTCTCCTCGCCGAATTGTTCGTCGCGGCCGTTCAATGTCTCCATGAAGCCATCGGTTAAGAGCACGAAGAGGTCGCCGGAATCGTACGCAACGGTCTTGGCCGTGTAGGACTCCTCGCCCATGACGCCAAGGGGGAGATGATCGTTCGGCAGCTCTTCGACGGCGGATGATCGGCAGCGATAAACGAGGATGGAGAGGTGACCGGCAATCGCGTAGGCGGCCTTTCCCGGCTCCGAAAAACGGAGGCAGGAAAAGGTCGCAAAGGCATCCGGACGAGTGAGTTCGTGCACGACGCGATTGAGGTCGTTGACCACGGCGTCGAGCGTACCGCCTTCGCGCAGGCGCATGCGAATCGCGCTCTTGATCATGGCCATGAGGACGCCGGCTCCCACGCCGTGGCCCGAGACGTCGGCGATGAAGAGCGTCGCGGATTTGCCGTCGTTCACGGCGTCGAGCAGGTCGCCGCCGACGGCGCTGCTGGCCACGCTTCGACCGAAGACTTCGATTTGCGGCGTCTTGAAGGCGATGGGCGGGACGAGGGAATCGTGAATCCGCTTGGCGAGGGCCATTTCAGTTTCGAGACGCTCGTGACGCTTGGACTCGTTGCGGATAAAGCTGACGATCAGCGAATAGCCGCCGACCAACATCACGCCGACGGCAAGGGCGTCGGCGGCGTGGCGCGGGCTGAAGCCGCCGCGAATCTGATAGGACACGGCATGTCGCGGCAGGGCAAAATCGAAAAGCATCGGCGCCAAGATGCTGAACGGCAGTATGACGATGATCCAACGAAAAGTGGATTGAAAGGCGTGGCACCAGCCGACGGAGATAAGGCCGGTCAGCACCGCCATGACCGCGACGCCCAGCGGCGGTCGCGAGCGCAGAAGGCAGAGGTCGAAGAGCAGGCCGATCGTCCCGAACATCAGGAAGACGCCGGCGTAGAGACGGAAGCGGAGGGCCGGAGGCATCGGGGGAATGAAGGGATTATCCTTTGGCATGGTCGGGCGGGATTGTATCAAACTCACTGTCGTCGAATAGCAACGATCCGTCCGGCTGTCGAAACCGATGCGCGGCTGCTACACTGCCGACGTGACCGTGACTGAAAAGAAGTACGACTTCGCGGGGATTTGCTTTGTCACCGGGACGCTCCTCGGCTGGGCGAGCATCCTGCTGTTTCTCAAGCACCTCGTTCCTTACATCGACGCGTGGACCGCGAACGGCTGGCGGTATGGCGTCTCGGCCCTCCTGTGGCTGCCGCTTCTGCTAGTGGGGGCGCGGCGGGGGACGCTGCCGAAGGGGATCTGGTGGCGGGCGCTGCCGGCGACGTTTTTCAATCTCATGGGCCAGATGCTCTACGCGAAGATGCCCTATTACATCGGGCCGGGGCTGGGCGGGTTTCTGATCCGCGTCGCGCTGGTTTCCTCGATGCTGGGAGCGTTCGTTCTCTTTGCCGATGAACGTGTGCTGCTACGCAGCAAGTTATTCTGGGCGGGAATGTCGGCGATTGTGGCGGGCTCCATCGGCACGGTTTTCCTCGGCCATGCGCCAATCGGGCACATGACCGCGACGGGGATTATTCTTGGGGCGTCGTCGGGAGCCTTTTTCGGGCTGTACGGCGTGTGCGTGCGCTATTACATGCGGGGCATCCCGTCGATGACCTCGTTTTCGGTCATCTCGCTGTACACGGCGACGGGACTGGTCGTGATGATGCTGTTGTTCGCGGACGGCCGCGGCCGCCAAGTCTTCGATCTGAGTGCCTACAACTGGTTCATTCTCATCCTCTCGGCTCTGATCGGGATCGCGATCTGTCACGTGTCGTATTATGCGGCGATCGCGCGGCTGGGGGTGGCGATCAGCACGGCGATAGTGCAATTGGCCCCGTTCCTTTGTGCGATCGGCGCCTATGTTTGGTTCGAAGAGGTGTTGTCGCGCTGGCAATGGACCAGCGGGTTCGTCATGATCGCCGGGGCGATGATGCTGCTGGTGGCGGAGCAGCAGCGGCCGAGGCCAAAGCGAGAGGAGCCCGCTTTGGATGTCGGCGAATTGGGCGAGGCGGTGGCGGGTCCGGTGGGGGCGAAGGCCTAGAAATGGCGAATAGCGAATGGCGAAGAGCGAAAGGAGAGGGCGAGTCGTGCGGGTTGATGGAGGACAGGCGATTGCGACGCTCGCCGAGTGGCTGCGCGAGGCCAAGCGCGGCGTCGCGTTTACCGGGGCGGGAATCAGCACCGAGAGCGGGATCGACGATTTTCGAAGCCCGGGAGGGCTCTGGACACGGCACACGCCAGTCATGTTCGACGACTTCGTCCGCGACGCCGAGGAGCGCAAACGTTTCTGGCGGCAGCGGCGCGAGATGATGCCGACGCTGCTGGCCGCGAAGCCGAACGCGGGTCACGCAGCATTAGCGCGGTTGGAGGAAGAGGGCCGGATTCGCGGCGTTATCACGCAGAACATCGACGAGTTGCACCAGCGGGCGGGCAGCCGCCGCGTCCTGGAGCTGCACGGCACGGCGATGAAGGTGCATTGCCTGTCGTGCGACAAACGCTGGGGCTGTGAGGAGATTCAACAACGTCTCGACGCGGGCGAGGAGGAACTGCGCTGCGACGCCTGCGACGGCTACCTCAAGTCGATGACAGTCTCCTTCGGCCAGGCGATGCCCGCGACGGTCATGATGGAGGCGGCACAATGGGCGCGGGACTGCGACCTGTTCATCGCGATGGGATCGAGCCTCGTCGTGTATCCGGCCGCCGAGTTGCCGGAGATCGCCAAGCGGCGCGGGGCACGGCTGGTCATCATCAACCGCGAGCCGACGCCGCTTGATGAGATGGCGGAGCTGGTGATTCGAGCGCCGATTGGGGAGACGATGCGCACGGTTCTTGAACCGCCATAACGAATGCCGCCGTGTCGGCCTCAGACATTCACCTTCGCGGTCGCTCGCGGCGGCTGGGGCACACTGCCGTCGAAGAGCTGAACCTGGATCGGGCGATCGCTGGCAAAGTTAAACGCCCGCTGCGGGATCGGGATGTCGATATTGTTCTCGCGGAACTTCTCCATAATCGCATATCGCATGCTCAACATGCCAAACCACCGCTCGGCGGGATTGTTGAACCAGCAGGCCAGCGAGAAGTTCAGGCTGCTGTCGCCGAATTGTGTGAAAAAGACATCCGGGGGCGGGTCCATCAGGACCTTCGGCTCGGCGAAGGCGATCTCCAGCAGGAGTTCCTTCACGCGCTTGGGATCGGCCCCGTACGAGACGCCGACATCCACCAATCCGCGGATGGGCTTGCCCTCCAGCGTCCAATTCTCGACCTTTTGATTGATGAACTCGCCGTTGGGAATGACGAGATAAACCCCGTCCGGCGTTCGGATGGTGGTGGAGCGCATGCTCACCCGAGTGACTTCCCCCATCTTGTCGTGGACGATGACGACGTCGCCCACCTTGACGTGCCGTTCGAAGAGCATGAACAGGCCGCTGACGAAATTCACGACGAGCGGCTGGAATCCCAGACCGATGCCGAGTCCCAGTCCTCCGAACAACACGGCCATGGCGCCGAAATCCAGCCGGAGCGTCTGCAGCGCGATGTACACACCGATGGCGATGATCAAATAGTGCAGCAGTGTGTCGATCGCCGCCTGGGCGCCGCGATCGATGCTCTTATGGTGGGGATAAAAACGCGCGTTGAGAGTCTGCCTTGCGGTGCGCGAGATCATGACCGCCACGAGGATCGCGAGCACCGAGCCGGCGATTCTCCAGAGCGTGATGGAGTGATCGCCCCGATGCCAGAGTGTGTAGTCGAGGATCAACTTGATTTCATAAGGCCGGATGCCCCAAATGCTCAGGGATGCCATGAGCACAAGAAGGACCAGCGCCCATCGAACCGCCGTGACGACGGCGCGGGCCAGCGGAGGCTCCTCCGGTGCACCGGTCGGCTTTGTCGGCGCGGCCGTGCCTGCGTCGGGGGCCGCCGACTCGCCGGTCGGCTTCTTTGCTTCGGACTCGTCGGGCGCGTAGATCTTGTGCAAGTGGCGGATGCGCGCCGTACACCATCGAATCAGCTCCTTGGAGAGTTGATACGCCAGCATTCCCGACAGGACGTAGGCCAGCGTTGCCCCCAAGCCCACGACGATATAGGCCGCCAACGCCCTGTAGCCGATCAGGTTCATTATCAGCAGCAGGACAAACAAGGCGATGCCGAAGGGATGAACGGCCCGGAAAAAGGTCACCAGTCCGGCCAGTTGTCCGCGGACGTTGCGGGGAAAGACATTGAGGACGGTGTTCCGCCGGACCATGAACACCAACATTACCGCTGTGGTCGCAAAAACAAACCATCCCGTGAGCTGTTCGGCCGTCGCGGGGGCGACGTCGAGCGACTGCAACAGGATCGCCGAACCAATTAAGAGCATGGCCAGCACAACCAGCGTATACCCAAAGCGGCGGTAATAGCGGGCGACCGTGGTACTGCACGTAATAAGGCGATAGCGCGGCTTGGGAGCCTTGAAGGCCGCGTTCAACACGGCGAACGCCAGCACGGAACCGGACACCAGAATTCCGACGGTGCGAAAGAGCCTCGCGGGAGGTCCCGAGATTTCGGCAATCTGGATCAACACCTCGAGATACGCCGCGACCAGTACGATGGGAACGACTGTGAAGGCGACACGGGCCGCGTGAAAGCGCAACCGGCGGCCGAAGCGCGGCGGCGCGAGTTCTTCATCGGAGCTCTTTTCGTCGCCATCTTCGAGCCCCTCACGATAGATGCGCCTGGATTTTCGCAAGACTCGATATCCCAGGAACAGCGCCCCGGCCAGCGCAATACTCAGGATCACACCATCGACCCACGTAACAACCTGCCAGCGCCGGCGAGCCGCTTGCCGTGCTTCGTTGAGCGCTTTCGCAAGTCCTCCGGCGTACAGCATCTCGACTTCCGCGCTTATGGCGTGATACTCCTCCGGCTCCAGGATGGTCGGACCGCGCGTAATCAGACGCGCCCAATAAAGTCGGCTCTCGGCCTCTTCCCAAAGCGCCACGTTGGCCTGGGCGAAGTCGACGCCTTTGCGCACGCGTTCGATGACTTCCTGCTCCAACTTCAGCATCTCGTCAAAGGCGTTACGAAGCTCCAGCCGAAACTGGCCGACTTGTTGTTTGCGCTTGATGGTCTGCTCGTCATCCGCCTGCCCCGCAACTTCGCGGAATTTCGATTCGATCGACTTGAACTCGTCCAGCGCCTTGAGCGAGAGCAACTCGATCTTGCGCTCCTCGATGAAGCTCTGATCGAGGAGTCTCAGCAGCCGCTCCCGAACCCGCCTGGCGTCGACCAGCTCCTGGCCAGCCTCGCGGTAGGCGGTCAGCACTTCGGCGGAGGACCGGCGCGAGAGCGAGTGGCTCAAATCGGCCCAATAACGCTTGTCGCGCTTGACCATACTCCCCAAGGTCGTCAGGGCTGATGCGGGAAAACGGTCGCGGATGGCGTTCGCAAAGTCCGCCTGCAGCGTGGCGATGTTTTCGTCGCGGAGAAGCTGAAGCTGGTAGAACGCCTTCATCAGGGGGGATAGGTCAGGGTCCTGGATGCGTTCGCGAAGCCTCGTGACGCTGGCAGCGCTCCTGGCCTCGATCAGTTCGTTCATCCGCTTCCGCAGTGCGACGACGTAGGGCCGAAGGGCGTCGAGGCGGAGTTTGGATTGCTCCAACTCCTGCTGCGTTCGTTTTTCGCGGAGTTCGACGACTACGCGGGCCGTTTCCAGCGCCGCCTCCCGCGCGGCCGACGCGCGCAGTCGGGCTGCGACCATCGAACGGCTCACTTCGTTCTCCGCCGCCTTGGCTTCTACTTCCGCGCCGGCTTCGAGCTTCTGGCGATGCGCCTGCGCAGACTTAAGCTCAGCGGCGAGTCTGCCCCGCTGCGCGGTGAAGCCTTCGCGAAGCAGTGCCTCTTGCTGAGAGAGTGTGGCCAAGAGGGCGTCGAGGGCCTGGTTGTTGGTTTCATAAAGCGAGCGGGCTTCCGCGATTTCCTCCTCCAAAATGTCGTCGGGGACCGCCAGCCCCTCCACGGCCGCGGTCTTTCGCTTTAGCTCGGTGATGTACTCGGTGAGCTTCGCGATCTCGCCGTCCTGAGAAAGCTGCTCAACCGCGAGTATTTGCGTGCGGAGTTCTTCCAGCTGCCCCTTGAACTCCTGAAGGGCGTTCCACTGCTCAATTCGCCACGCATCGAGTTGCGCCGAGGGTTCGGCGTCCGGTTGAGTCGTCGGCTGGGTGGTCGCGGGCTGCGTCGTGGGTGCGAGGGCGGCCACCTCCTCTTCAATCTGCTGAAGGCACTTGCCGATGTCGGCCGGAATTCGCGGGACGGTAGTGAATCGCAATTCGAGCGGCTTCTCGTCATCAGAAGGAGCCTTCGAAGTTGCGGGCTGGGTCGTCGCGGGATCGGCGACATGGGTTGTACTTGACTGGGCAAGCGCAGCCGAGTTCGTCGCCAGGACAAGAAGGAGAAAAAGGCGAGCGGGCCCGATTCCGATGGGCGGCATCGCCTGGCGCTTCAATAGTCTGCATTCCGAATCGTGCGAATCAAGAATTGTTACAGCCGATTCCATGCCCGCGTGAGTATACCCGATCATGGGCATTGCTTCACGGGTTACTGCGAATTAAGAAGGGTCGCGGGAATTTGAGCGCACCGCGCGGCTCAACCGTCCTTCCGCGTCCAATCGTACGGGATATCGTTGTCGTGCGGCGGCGCGCGGAATTCGTCGGGGTTCTTGTAGTTGTAGCACTCGGTCGTCATGTTCACCACGATGGTCTCGACGTCGCACACATTCATCCAGCCGTGATAAACGCCGGGAGGGATCCGAACGAGCGAGGGGAGATGCTCGCTCATGAAAACCTCGTTGACCTCACCCATCGTCGGCGAGCCGTCGCGGGCATCGTACATCGCCAACTTGATGGTGCCCCGAAGGCAGTAGAAGTGGTCGGTCTGCAATTTGTGGTAGTGCCAAGCCTTGACCACGCCGGGAAAGGTCGTCGTGAAATAAACCTGGCCGAATTTTTCGAACCAGGGATCGTCGGCGCGGATGATCTCGCCCAGCCGACCGCGTTCATCGGGCAGGACGCGGGCTCGCCGGGCACGCACGCCGTCAATCACCGCCTTGCGACCGCGCAGGAGGAGCGCTTCGTCGGCAAAGACAGTCTTGAGCGGCGGGAGGTCGGATTTATTGCTCATGGGCGGAGGCCTCTTGTCGAAGCGGGTAAGTTTCTAATTGGGAACCACCGAGCCGTCAAGCAACAATTACGAATAACGAATAACGAATGATGAATGTCGGGGCGACGCGGGCGCTCTTCTCTTTGTAATTCGTAATTCGACATTCGTCATTCCCGTTTCCCACCTGGGACTCTGCCGAACCGATCGAGCTGATGCAGCGTCGCGCGGAAATCCTTGGGTAGTTCGGCCTCGAAGGAAAGCGGCTGATGTGTTGTCGGGTGCTCGAACACGAGCCGCAGGACATGCAGCGTCGGGCGGTCGATCAGGGCGTGCTCGGGTCGGCGGCGGCTGGGACGATAGCCGGCCTTGAAAGAGGAGAGCATCAGGGATTCAGCGCCGCCATGGGGCGGATCGACGACCAGCGGCATCCCTGCGGCGGGCAAGTGCGCGCGGACCTGATTGGGCACGGCCAGACTCGGCATGCACTCCACGAGGGCAAAGCCGACAAAGGTATCGCGAACGCGCCACTGCGTAACCGCCTGAAGATTGCCACCTGCCTGGGCTTGCAACAGTTCCTCTCCCCGGGGGTGCGGACGGAGCGGCATGTCGATTCGACCCGAGGCGCCGGAGACGTACGCGCGAACCAGCGCCAGGCAGGTCAGCGTCAACTCGCCCGCCGCGATTTGTCCTTGCAACACGGCAGACGCATCTGCACTGCGGACTAAAACCGCCAACCCGCTCAACGCGGCATCGAGGTGATACAGAGAGGTCGCCGAGTCATCCGCTGCGAGGTGTCCCGTACGACGGAGTTGCAGTTCCACCGAGGGCTCATCCGGAAAAGTCGCCAAGAGTTCGACCACGGGCGGCTTGTTGACCACGATCAGTTCGGCATCGGCGTGGAGCACCTCCGCCAGAAGCGAGCCCTTTCGCCGGTAGGATTGATCGGTCGAACCCCGCTCGTCGGAAGGAAACTCATCGTCATGAAAAGATCGTCTGCTCATGGCGGATATTTTAAGGGCAAAGGGCGGAATTGGCTTGCTTCGATTCAGGGAGCCGTGTTCGGCTCCGGTGGCACGATTGGGACAATGAACACATCGCGAAGTTCGCCCATGTCAACCAGCGGCTCGACGCTCAAGTGGTAAACGAGTCGCTTGCTGGGATTTTCTTCGATCGCGGCAATCCTGCCGATGGTCAGCGGGAGGGGCAATCCGAGTTGACCGGGTGCGGTCAGAACCAAGTCGCCAACGGAAATCCGCATAGGTTTCCCTTCGGGTTCGGCGGCCTCCGGTTGAACGTATTGCGCCTCGACGTTTTCGATGGTCATGCGGCCCCGACCGGCT
Encoded proteins:
- a CDS encoding PP2C family protein-serine/threonine phosphatase, producing the protein MPKDNPFIPPMPPALRFRLYAGVFLMFGTIGLLFDLCLLRSRPPLGVAVMAVLTGLISVGWCHAFQSTFRWIIVILPFSILAPMLFDFALPRHAVSYQIRGGFSPRHAADALAVGVMLVGGYSLIVSFIRNESKRHERLETEMALAKRIHDSLVPPIAFKTPQIEVFGRSVASSAVGGDLLDAVNDGKSATLFIADVSGHGVGAGVLMAMIKSAIRMRLREGGTLDAVVNDLNRVVHELTRPDAFATFSCLRFSEPGKAAYAIAGHLSILVYRCRSSAVEELPNDHLPLGVMGEESYTAKTVAYDSGDLFVLLTDGFMETLNGRDEQFGEERIKELIVRNGDRPLPFVYETLTAAVNAHGPAGDDQTLLLARAL
- a CDS encoding DMT family transporter, whose amino-acid sequence is MTEKKYDFAGICFVTGTLLGWASILLFLKHLVPYIDAWTANGWRYGVSALLWLPLLLVGARRGTLPKGIWWRALPATFFNLMGQMLYAKMPYYIGPGLGGFLIRVALVSSMLGAFVLFADERVLLRSKLFWAGMSAIVAGSIGTVFLGHAPIGHMTATGIILGASSGAFFGLYGVCVRYYMRGIPSMTSFSVISLYTATGLVVMMLLFADGRGRQVFDLSAYNWFILILSALIGIAICHVSYYAAIARLGVAISTAIVQLAPFLCAIGAYVWFEEVLSRWQWTSGFVMIAGAMMLLVAEQQRPRPKREEPALDVGELGEAVAGPVGAKA
- a CDS encoding NAD-dependent deacylase, coding for MRVDGGQAIATLAEWLREAKRGVAFTGAGISTESGIDDFRSPGGLWTRHTPVMFDDFVRDAEERKRFWRQRREMMPTLLAAKPNAGHAALARLEEEGRIRGVITQNIDELHQRAGSRRVLELHGTAMKVHCLSCDKRWGCEEIQQRLDAGEEELRCDACDGYLKSMTVSFGQAMPATVMMEAAQWARDCDLFIAMGSSLVVYPAAELPEIAKRRGARLVIINREPTPLDEMAELVIRAPIGETMRTVLEPP
- a CDS encoding mechanosensitive ion channel domain-containing protein encodes the protein MPPIGIGPARLFLLLVLATNSAALAQSSTTHVADPATTQPATSKAPSDDEKPLELRFTTVPRIPADIGKCLQQIEEEVAALAPTTQPATTQPTTQPDAEPSAQLDAWRIEQWNALQEFKGQLEELRTQILAVEQLSQDGEIAKLTEYITELKRKTAAVEGLAVPDDILEEEIAEARSLYETNNQALDALLATLSQQEALLREGFTAQRGRLAAELKSAQAHRQKLEAGAEVEAKAAENEVSRSMVAARLRASAAREAALETARVVVELREKRTQQELEQSKLRLDALRPYVVALRKRMNELIEARSAASVTRLRERIQDPDLSPLMKAFYQLQLLRDENIATLQADFANAIRDRFPASALTTLGSMVKRDKRYWADLSHSLSRRSSAEVLTAYREAGQELVDARRVRERLLRLLDQSFIEERKIELLSLKALDEFKSIESKFREVAGQADDEQTIKRKQQVGQFRLELRNAFDEMLKLEQEVIERVRKGVDFAQANVALWEEAESRLYWARLITRGPTILEPEEYHAISAEVEMLYAGGLAKALNEARQAARRRWQVVTWVDGVILSIALAGALFLGYRVLRKSRRIYREGLEDGDEKSSDEELAPPRFGRRLRFHAARVAFTVVPIVLVAAYLEVLIQIAEISGPPARLFRTVGILVSGSVLAFAVLNAAFKAPKPRYRLITCSTTVARYYRRFGYTLVVLAMLLIGSAILLQSLDVAPATAEQLTGWFVFATTAVMLVFMVRRNTVLNVFPRNVRGQLAGLVTFFRAVHPFGIALFVLLLIMNLIGYRALAAYIVVGLGATLAYVLSGMLAYQLSKELIRWCTARIRHLHKIYAPDESEAKKPTGESAAPDAGTAAPTKPTGAPEEPPLARAVVTAVRWALVLLVLMASLSIWGIRPYEIKLILDYTLWHRGDHSITLWRIAGSVLAILVAVMISRTARQTLNARFYPHHKSIDRGAQAAIDTLLHYLIIAIGVYIALQTLRLDFGAMAVLFGGLGLGIGLGFQPLVVNFVSGLFMLFERHVKVGDVVIVHDKMGEVTRVSMRSTTIRTPDGVYLVIPNGEFINQKVENWTLEGKPIRGLVDVGVSYGADPKRVKELLLEIAFAEPKVLMDPPPDVFFTQFGDSSLNFSLACWFNNPAERWFGMLSMRYAIMEKFRENNIDIPIPQRAFNFASDRPIQVQLFDGSVPQPPRATAKVNV
- a CDS encoding dTDP-4-dehydrorhamnose 3,5-epimerase family protein, with amino-acid sequence MSNKSDLPPLKTVFADEALLLRGRKAVIDGVRARRARVLPDERGRLGEIIRADDPWFEKFGQVYFTTTFPGVVKAWHYHKLQTDHFYCLRGTIKLAMYDARDGSPTMGEVNEVFMSEHLPSLVRIPPGVYHGWMNVCDVETIVVNMTTECYNYKNPDEFRAPPHDNDIPYDWTRKDG